From Impatiens glandulifera chromosome 7, dImpGla2.1, whole genome shotgun sequence:
TAGTAGAACCTTAACTTGTTTTAATGCTGTGATAAGGTTTAGAAGTAatacaaacaaagaaaaaatattaaactagcCATTGACCAATCATATACCCAACATTTCCACCTTTACAACAAAAGAAGgattttaagtttattgtttatatataatatttgtgaaaTCAATTAACTATAAGATTaacttagtttaagaatttaCGTACACCAACCAACCGAACATCATCAATCACCGGTCCACAAAGTGAACCGGAGCTATCACTCTTTGTTGTGTAGAATGTGCTCGAGAATCGAATTCGAGTCCTATAAGATACTGCAATGAACCGAAACTTAGACCGCTTGAATCCACCGGTTCCCTTTGAAACATAAGGGACTTGTACTTTAATTTTCCCAGCAAACGCCTCCACAACGAGAGATCCTTCACACATGTTTCTTGCATCACCAATAGCGAAGCTGAGTACATATTCCTTTCCGGGTCTAGTTCTAACGATTTGGGATATCACACTCTCTTTTCCCCCAACAAGTTCAATTGCGCGTTTTCCCTTGGGAACAACAAAATGGTTGGAGTCGATGTATTTAACTGCCTTTAACGATTCGATTATCCAGCCGGGCAATGGGCAATGATCGTCTTCGATGTTTGGAGGGATTAACACTCCCCATGATGATTTTGGAAAGATGTATGGCCCTTCTTCAAAGTTGGCATTTTTCAACATGTTTGCTACAAAATTTAACCAAGACAATATTTTAATCtatcaatttgtttttttgttctaAAATTAGTTTTTCATAAGCTAGGCCTCGATCCAtcattgtttatttaaaattgggTATGCATTtgtagtataaatatataatgaattagaaaataaaataaacaaattgtaTTTGAATATCTTAGTTCATGAGAATATTTAAATAGGATTTTGGAAGTTTGTGTTTGTTGAATTTTTGACATATaattgtaatgtttttttattatattttgaaatataattgtatgaaataaatgatattttaatgatttagtttaataatttaaatgaaatgattgatgatgatgtcATGATATATTTGACATATATGTGTTTGTGTTATAtgtttttgagataaaattgtaatttgtaagtattcattttgttttgtaataTTTAGAGTTCTATGAAAATTACCCTTTAGTCTTCTTGGAGGATGCAAAGCCTTCAAGGCCACCGAATCGATTAATGGGCCGCAGGCCCGATCCTCCTCGATACCCGGGTTATGAATCGAAATCTCGATCTCATTCGACTCCGCCAAGAAAGCCCAAGAATAAGAGTCCCAACCAT
This genomic window contains:
- the LOC124944905 gene encoding uncharacterized protein LOC124944905, giving the protein MSKMKVLLFMFLSSCTCLVALSTHDGLLPNGNFELGPIPSQINGTRVLFSYAIPNWRISGYVEYIKYGDKQGDMLLIVPEGTYSVRLGNEASIRQKLKVTKGTFYSITFSAVRTCAQDEKLNVSVTPNSEANDWGILPIQTMYSSNGWDSYSWAFLAESNEIEISIHNPGIEEDRACGPLIDSVALKALHPPRRLKANMLKNANFEEGPYIFPKSSWGVLIPPNIEDDHCPLPGWIIESLKAVKYIDSNHFVVPKGKRAIELVGGKESVISQIVRTRPGKEYVLSFAIGDARNMCEGSLVVEAFAGKIKVQVPYVSKGTGGFKRSKFRFIAVSYRTRIRFSSTFYTTKSDSSGSLCGPVIDDVRLVGVRKFLN